The following coding sequences lie in one Fusarium poae strain DAOMC 252244 chromosome 1, whole genome shotgun sequence genomic window:
- a CDS encoding hypothetical protein (BUSCO:34571at5125) → MCFGSKKEENDEPAPRPVQRPASSQSQGDVKKSKYNPQNDPNQFAGESSYSAPPGPPPDRKQASDFAPPPGPPPGHGSSSQQYDAPPGPPPGQGAAPEYAPPSGPPPKHDWEVAVPDTSLFPPPPAIFSGYDRSPTSNATEDEANAGEDWCLSYPMTAPIHLDHTGKAALQAGNIRLMEPVGFNGQLTWLQPGHWQGWTKKNSPDRCVIGYPPLYSVTEHDPIRLGQPRTIYYEVKLARDSPEVFLGLGFTALPYPSFRMPGWHRGSLAVHGDDGHKYVNDRWGGRDFTQPFQRGDTYGIGMTLRPIGGPKPQVDIFFTRNGTMTGGWALHEETDAEQDLPVTGLEGFHDLSCAIGTYDCVKFEVMFEPSKWMYNPYQV, encoded by the coding sequence ATGTGTTTCGGAagtaagaaagaagagaacgACGAGCCAGCGCCCCGTCCGGTGCAGAGGCCAGCATCATCTCAAAGCCAAGGCGATGTGAAGAAGAGCAAATACAATCCTCAGAACGATCCCAACCAATTCGCGGGAGAGTCTAGTTATTCAGCGCCTCCAGGACCGCCTCCTGACAGAAAACAGGCCTCAGACTTTGCGCCACCGCCAGGACCACCGCCAGGACATGGATCATCGTCGCAACAATATGATGCTCCTCCAGGCCCTCCTCCAGGCCAAGGTGCGGCGCCAGAATATGCGCCTCCTTCTGGACCTCCGCCCAAACATGATTGGGAGGTAGCAGTCCCAGATACATCACTATTCCCGCCGCCTCCTGCCATATTTAGCGGCTACGACAGATCCCCTACAAGCAATGCTACCGAGGATGAGGCTAATGCCGGCGAGGATTGGTGTCTGTCGTACCCCATGACTGCTCCCATCCATCTGGATCATACTGGAAAGGCAGCTCTTCAGGCGGGCAACATTCGCCTCATGGAGCCAGTAGGCTTCAATGGTCAACTCACCTGGTTACAGCCTGGACACTGGCAGGGCTGGACAAAGAAGAACTCACCGGATCGTTGTGTCATCGGTTACCCACCGCTCTACTCGGTCACTGAGCATGACCCTATACGCCTCGGCCAGCCAAGAACCATCTACTACGAAGTCAAGCTGGCGCGTGACAGCCCCGAGGTATTCCTCGGTCTTGGCTTCACCGCCCTACCATATCCTTCATTCCGCATGCCAGGCTGGCACCGCGGCAGTTTGGCAGTGCATGGCGACGACGGACACAAGTACGTCAACGATCGCTGGGGTGGTCGTGACTTTACTCAGCCCTTTCAACGTGGTGACACGTACGGTATTGGCATGACTCTGCGGCCCATCGGTGGACCGAAGCCGCAGGTTGATATCTTCTTCACCCGCAACGGTACAATGACGGGTGGATGGGCGCTTCATGAGGAGACTGATGCTGAGCAAGATCTGCCTGTCACAGGCCTGGAAGGATTCCACGACTTGAGCTGTGCCATCGGAACATATGACTGTGTCAAATTTGAGGTTATGTTCGAGCCATCCAAATGGATGTATAACCCTTATCAGGTGTAG
- a CDS encoding hypothetical protein (TransMembrane:11 (i110-129o135-157i169-192o198-222i234-253o273-291i578-599o611-632i644-671o677-698i705-725o)~BUSCO:18552at5125) gives MKEASSEPPNIDGSRSGAQPTAPTAQGLNEQLRLGDFDEKKTQSDKQNGSKSKSLHKVPSAGDVSSPAAGSGSVLEAPSKAEEPAQGEASSTTSKNAGFFAELKRSVRIVITYSWLNVFMVFVPVGIAVSQVHGAPAGLVFGMNAIAIIPLAGLLAFATESVALKMGDALGALLNVTFGNAVELIIFILALVKNEIRVVQSALLGSILANLLLILGMSMLLGGLRFREQVYNSTVTQMSACLLSLSVISLVLPTAFHASFKDNDLADRQSLKISRGTSVVLLLVYVIYLTFQLKSHAYMYESTPQHIIDAELAPGPAAGFLDSSSSDDSSSSSSDSSDSDSSHGTMRQRMKKVLRNRRHRRSSAASVDTADTKGTRSASFATNNTTPQDEVTEARASRHRVPRLSSYEGSEIAVDDDDDEEEAERARRRRRYRRHRHHRSKKEARKAKKELKKVQAQNNLPESIPENKVEGEPRRVDFAVQDDLEAGPSTNAAKRPFPLRGISVKALAPVFTEKPSMASGPAPHVRYGIRRTNSLPDRLQFRAPGAMLPAQIPPSLNAPGVRATEEHEVEEEEHLSQLAAIILLLVSTALVAVCAEFLVDSIQEVVETSHVNQVGIGLIILPIVGNAAEHVTAIKVAYKNNMDLAIGVAVGSSIQIALLLTPFMVLLGWFMDKEMTLYFTLFETVCLFVSAFIVNFLVLDGRSNYLEGALLCAVYIIIAVVAFFYPDEQDASAWGGGA, from the exons ATGAAGGAAGCCTCCTCTGAACCACCCAATATAGATGGCAGTCGCTCTGGTGCACAACCCACAGCGCCCACTGCTCAGGGCTTGAATGAGCAACTTCGACTCGGAGACTTTGACGAAAAGAAGACGCAGTCCGATAAACAAAATGGAAGCAAGAGCAAGTCTCTGCACAAGGTCCCCTCTGCTGGCGATGTCTCATCTCCTGCTGCAGGTTCGGGGTCTGTCCTAGAAGCTCCCAGCAAGGCCGAAGAGCCTGCACAAGGAGAAGCCTCAAGCACAACTAGTAAAAATGCTGGTTTTTTTGCCGAGCTGAAGCGCAGTGTTAGAATTGTCATCACTTACAGCTGGCTCAATGTTTTCATGGTATTTGTCCCTGTAGGCATTGCCGTTTCTCAGGTTCATGGCGCCCCTGCAGGTCTTGTTTTTGGTATGAATGCAATTGCAATCATTCCTCTTGCTGGACTTTTGGCATTCGCTACCGAATCTGTTGCTCTCAAAATGGGAGATGCCCTTGGCGCGTTGTTGAATGTCACTTTCG GCAACGCCGTGGAGTtgatcatcttcatcctcgcccTGGTCAAGAATGAGATTCGAGTTGTACAATCAGCTCTATTAGGCTCAATACTTGCAAACCTTCTTTTAATTCTTGGAATGAGTATGCTTCTGGGCGGTTTACGATTCCGTGAACAAGTTTACAACAGTACCGTTACGCAGATGAGTGCTTGTTTACTTAGTTTGAGTGTTATCAGCTTAGTCCTACCA ACCGCGTTCCATGCATCTTTCAAAGACAATGATCTTGCTGATCGTCAGTCTTTGAAAATCAGCCGAGGAACCAGTGTGGTACTACTTCTGGTATATGTCATCTACCTCACATTCCAGCTTAAATCGCACGCATACATGTACGAATCTACCCCCCAGCACATCATCGATGCTGAGCTCGCACCTGGACCTGCTGCCGGCTTTCTGGATTCATCCAGCTCTGATGACAGTTCATCCTCGAGTTCAGACTCATCTGACTCTGACTCATCTCATGGTACTATGAGACAGAGAATGAAGAAGGTTCTTCGTAACAGACGACACCGAAGATCTAGCGCTGCTTCCGTCGACACCGCTGATACCAAGGGAACCCGGTCAGCTTCATTTGCAACCAACAACACTACGCCACAGGACGAAGTGACCGAAGCAAGAGCCTCGCGCCATCGAGTTCCTCGTCTATCTTCTTATGAGGGGAGCGAGattgctgttgatgatgatgacgatgaggaagaggcagAGCGTGCTCGCAGGCGCCGACGTTATCGCCGACACAGACATCACAGGAGCAAAAAGGAGGCCCGCAAAGCTAAGAAGGAGCTCAAAAAGGTCCAAGCCCAGAACAACCTCCCAGAGAGTATCCCTGAAAATAAGGTTGAGGGAGAGCCTCGTCGTGTGGATTTTGCGGTGCAAGATGACCTTGAAGCCGGTCCTTCAACAAATGCTGCTAAACGGCCATTCCCCCTAAGAGGCATTTCTGTCAAAGCTCTGGCTCCCGTTTTCACCGAGAAGCCCTCCATGGCTTCTGGCCCAGCTCCCCATGTCCGTTACGGCATTCGACGTACCAACTCCCTCCCCGATCGTTTGCAGTTCCGAGCTCCCGGCGCAATGTTGCCGGCTCAAATCCCACCCTCGTTGAATGCTCCCGGCGTTAGGGCCACTGAGGAGCATGaggtggaggaagaggaacaCCTTTCTCAACTTGCCGCtatcatccttcttcttgtatCCACGGCTCTGGTCGCAGTTTGTGCCGAGTTTCTTGTCGACTCAATCCAAGAGGTTGTTGAAACTTCTCACGTCAATCAGGTCGGAATCGGTCTGATCATTCTGCCCATCGTCGGTAACGCAGCTGAGCACGTCACTGCTATCAAGGTCGCCTACAAGAACAACATGGATCTCGCCATCGGTGTTGCAGTAGGAAGTTCTATCCAGATCGCTCTTCTCCTCACACCCTTCATGGTGCTCCTCGGGTGGTTCATGGATAAGGAAATGACTTTGTACTTTACACTTTTCGAGACCGTGTGTCTCTTTGTTTCGGCTTTCATTGTCAACTTTCTCGTGTTGGACGGCAGAAGCAATTACCTTGAAGGTGCCCTGCTCTGCGCGGTTTACATTATTATAGCCGTTGTGGCTTTCTTTTATCCTGATGAACAGGATGCAAGCGCCTGGGGAGGAGGTGCTTAG
- a CDS encoding hypothetical protein (BUSCO:4643at5125), with product MSSAALQTAPHQHTALASSPLGTPSSRQYRPSQSSPNSQAYNAQQTSTASSSSRRPPSRKTNDGAPSPSYHLTPGFGSTVTASAANHQEPPASDWQGNMPPVAPPRSSSNHQSGNSRRSHYSNEKPSSSPRRNESTRTGSRGEQAAAENGYRNSKADTAARASSRDGKAAPSSLPVRSAHSTPSKPVHDATDSLTKAIAAAQDTIDRDRNHASNQHNADDSAAPPPVVATGEHGEERRQRSRHDHSRSNKGNTKFGDFILGNTIGEGEFGKVKLGWKQDSSVQVAIKLIKRDTVGSNPSRFAKIYREVAILRGVQHPNIVRLIDKVETDRHIGIILEYASGGELFDYILNHRYLKDNAARRLFAQLVSGVGYLHKKGIVHRDLKLENLLLDRNRNIIITDFGFANTFDAHEELTKEEELNLTDKEFVKRMGLDRVKMNGSRKGDLMQTSCGSPCYAAPELVVSDSLYTGRKVDVWSCGVILYAMLAGYLPFDDDPANPEGDNINLLYKYIVTTPLTFPEYVTPHARDLLRRILVPNPRKRADLFEVARHSWLSEYANLVEFITSTTTLPSEVPDSGVSPDDYAEAPSVARSNSVREASKHKQSHPPVVGGLAKTHGSVDPESEAAHRSTPKDAKRRTVQVEYVAPTTKTQRGADAAPSKPSSHSLQQQQPADTPEPVTEKPLPREPPLTKDNPSRAQQSRRPQSSHKNAPPPHRPSRDTRATSDNAFMTGGTTTTRPRTQGSMQSSTSMGLQSQANYGQPAPPTIADTNAHGRIQQPQNPEDEGNIAKDVGSVPPKVMKMSTFQNETKTSGRGHKRSNTLGDIGSKIMGRSGSIFGGRSKKRPEQQQQQQQQQQQPEKSSRKYPPVSMSNTMLPGEDAGPRPSMDSKASRRSFSIGLGKKRSGSVQGSGDKQNRRFSLAKAMGLGRNEGSVTGSEADSQQDLPIQHPRTEQLRGYSAHDEPRHSEPYFDAPYEQYPQRDTAQSSPVYNTRYGSQQQDGRRPNAIPTYIQGGSHLNTGSDSSVDMRRPNDSRSRPYQEDFSGSEGYDGRPIGSSREDRPGVLHKSHKKFADAYDGENYRGHEGSSGAAKRVMDFFRRRGKARGGEDR from the exons ATGTCGTCGGCTGCCCTACAAACAGCCCCCCATCAACACACCGCTCTGGCTTCGTCCCCCTTGGGCACACCGTCGTCCCGCCAGTACAGGCCCTCGCAATCATCCCCTAACAGCCAGGCGTACAATGCCCAGCAGACCTCGAccgcttcttcatcttcgcgACGACCTCCTTCAAGAAAAACGAACGACGGCGCTCCATCGCCTTCTTATCATCTAACTCCCGGTTTCGGTTCAACCGTCACCGCTTCAGCGGCCAACCACCAAGAACCACCTGCCTCTGACTGGCAAGGCAACATGCCTCCTGTCGCTCCTCCCCGGAGCTCCTCTAACCACCAGAGTGGTAACTCGCGAAGGTCTCATTATTCTAACGAAAAGCCTTCAAGTTCACCCCGCCGAAACGAATCCACACGAACTGGTTCGCGTGGTGAACAAGCTGCTGCAGAGAATGGCTACAGAAACAGCAAGGCTGACACTGCTGCCCGAGCCAGCAGCCGAGATGGCAAGGCCGCACCATCGTCATTGCCTGTTCGATCCGCCCACAGCACGCCCTCAAAACCTGTCCACGATGCCACTGACAGCTTAACAAAAGCCATTGCTGCTGCCCAAGACACCATCGACCGGGATCGCAACCATGCCTCAAACCAACACAACGCAGACGATTCAGCCGCGCCTCCCCCTGTTGTCGCAACAGGTGAACATGGCGAAGAACGAAGGCAGCGAAGCCGACACGACCACAGCCGAAGCAACAAGGGCAACACCAAATTTGGCGATTTTATCCTAGGCAACACCATTGGTGAGGGTGAATTCGGCAAGGTGAAGCTAGGCTGGAAGCAGGACAGCAGCGTTCAA GTTGCCATTAAGCTCATCAAGAGGGACACCGTCGGAAGCAATCCCTCTCGATTTGCTAAGATTTACCGCGAGGTTGCCATCCTTCGCGGGGTTCAGCACCCCAACATTGTGCGTCTGATCGACAAGGTCGAGACAGACCGACACATTGGTATCATCCTTGAATACGCATCCGGTGGTGAACTTTTCGATTATATCCTCAACCACCGTTACCTTAAAGATAATGCCGCTCGTCGCTTGTTTGCCCAGCTTGTGTCGGGCGTTGGTTACCTCCACAAGAAGGGAATAGTACACCGAGATTTGAAGTTAGAAAACTTGCTTCTCGACCGCAACCGCAACATTATCATCACCGATTTTGGCTTTGCAAACACTTTCGATGCCCACGAGGAATTgaccaaggaggaggagctaAACCTTACCGACAAGGAGTTCGTGAAGCGAATGGGCTTGGATCGAGTCAAGATGAACGGGTCCAGGAAGGGTGATCTCATGCAGACAAGCTGTGGAAGTCCTTGTTATGCTGCACCTGAACTGGTTGTCAGCGATTCTCTATACACCGGTCGTAAGGTGGATGTTTGGAGTTGTGGTGTGATTCTG TACGCCATGCTTGCCGGCTACCTCCCCTTCGATGACGATCCTGCCAACCCCGAAGGAGACAATATCAACCTCCTATACAAGTATATCGTTACGACTCCTTTGACCTTCCCTGAATATGTCACCCCTCACGCCCGAGACCTTCTCCGCCGCATTCTCGTTCCCAACCCCCGCAAGAGAGCGGATCTGTTCGAAGTCGCTCGACACAGCTGGCTGAGCGAATACGCCAATCTTGTCGAGTTCATCACCAGCACGACAACACTACCTTCCGAGGTACCCGACTCGGGTGTCTCTCCTGACGACTACGCCGAGGCGCCGTCCGTCGCCCGAAGCAACTCGGTTCGCGAGGCTTCGAAGCACAAACAATCCCATCCCCCTGTTGTTGGTGGATTGGCCAAGACGCACGGCAGTGTTGATCCCGAGTCTGAGGCTGCTCATCGCAGCACACCCAAGGATGCCAAGCGAAGAACAGTTCAGGTCGAATACGTGGCTCCTACAACCAAAACCCAGCGTGGTGCTGATGCTGCGCCTTCGAAACCCAGTTCCCACTCGctacagcagcagcaacctgCCGATACGCCAGAGCCTGTTACCGAGAAGCCCCTGCCTCGTGAACCGCCACTGACCAAGGACAACCCCTCTCGTGCTCAGCAGTCGAGACGTCCTCAGAGCTCACACAAGAACGCACCTCCTCCTCATAGGCCGTCCCGTGACACTCGCGCCACTTCCGACAACGCTTTTATGACTGGTGGAACTACTACGACAAGGCCGCGAACACAGGGATCTATGCAATCCTCCACCTCAATGGGTCTGCAGTCTCAAGCCAACTATGGCCAGCCTGCACCACCTACTATCGCCGATACAAATGCTCACGGCCGAATTCAACAACCTCAAAACCCTGAGGACGAAGGCAATATCGCCAAGGATGTTGGCAGTGTTCCTCCTAAGgtgatgaagatgtcgaCATTCCAGAACGAGACAAAGACGTCCGGCAGAGGGCATAAGCGATCAAACACTCTGGGTGATATTGGCAGCAAAATCATGGGTCGTAGTGGATCTATCTTTGGTGGCCGATCTAAGAAGCGACccgagcagcaacaacaacaacaacaacaacaacagcagcccGAAAAGTCATCGCGGAAGTATCCCCCTGTCAGCATGTCAAACACCATGTTGCCAGGCGAGGACGCTGGCCCCAGACCTTCAATGGATTCGAAGGCTTCTAGACGATCCTTCTCGATTGGTCTTGGTAAGAAGCGTAGTGGCAGTGTTCAAGGCTCAGGCGACAAGCAGAACCGTCGATTTTCTTTGGCCAAGGCTATGGGCCTAGGCAGAAACGAGGGAAGCGTGACGGGGTCTGAAGCGGATTCACAGCAGGATCTGCCCATTCAGCATCCCCGGACTGAGCAACTCCGCGGCTACAGCGCTCACGATGAGCCTCGACACAGCGAGCCTTATTTCGATGCACCCTACGAACAATACCCCCAGCGTGACACAGCACAATCCAGCCCTGTGTACAACACGCGATATGGATCTCAGCAACAAGACGGCCGAAGACCTAATGCCATACCCACTTATATTCAGGGAGGTAGCCATTTAAACACTGGCTCAGATTCATCTGTGGACATGCGACGACCGAACGACTCACGATCTCGCCCGTACCAAGAAGACTTTTCCGGGTCTGAAGGTTACGATGGTCGCCCAATTGGAAGTAGCCGCGAGGACCGTCCTGGTGTGCTTCACAAGAGCCACAAGAAGTTCGCGGATGCTTACGATGGAGAGAACTACCGTGGTCACGAAGGAAGCAGCGGAGCCGCAAAGCGTGTCATGGACTTCTTCAGGAGACGTGGAAAGGCGAGGGGTGGAGAGGACCGGTGA
- the GWT1 gene encoding Glucosaminyl phosphatidylinositol (GlcN-PI) nositol acylation protein (TransMembrane:13 (o26-43i55-75o81-99i137-156o168-190i211-230o242-261i268-286o312-332i352-370o390-419i440-458o470-493i)~BUSCO:22591at5125), translating into MPETPSYKQQKEDFVSNLSGGSVAEINYVTSVAAVAILLWSVLQARQSFFEPYTVLAFAVDFLLNVGAILLSVTLYSNSPLLLNLLLIAPAILVFTLPPRSISRKKKAKIPPNARSNESSGQLDTLSTKPFLTNFRGCMMIVTCVAILAVDFRLFPRRFAKVETWGTSLMDLGVGSFVFSAGLVAARPVLREKATGRTTSNTSSLSYRIVQSLRHSIPLLVLGFIRFLSVKGLDYAEHVTEYGVHWNFFFTLGFLPPFVAIFQSMRKLIPSFAALSLLVGVTYQVLLETTSLKAYVLTAPRTDLISMNREGIFSFIGYLAIFLAGQDTGMFVIPRNLVPKSTASPGTQRNKLLKIMAVWGGVWTGLYVLSTNYHYGFGLAVSRRMANLPYVLWVIAFNTIQLLGFAIIDTIFFPAFYNAHDAKTEKESYTHATSRVMRAYNRNGLAVFLLANLLTGLVNMTVNTLDATPITTMSILVAYTATLTGVAVALDAYNISIKL; encoded by the exons ATGCCTGAGACTCCCAGTTACAAACAACAAAAAGAGGACTTCGTGTCCAACCTATCTGGCGGCTCTGTCGCAGAAATCAACTATGTTACATCCGTTGCAGCT GTAGCTATTCTACTTTGGTCCGTCCTCCAAGCCCGCCAGTCCTTCTTTGAACCATACACGGTACTGGCTTTCGCCGTCGACTTCCTCCTCAATGTTGGCGCGATCCTTCTCTCGGTGACCCTTTACTCCAACTCGCCACTTCTACTCAACCTTCTCCTAATTGCCCCCGCCATCCTCGTCTTTACTCTGCCACCCCGTTCCATAAGTCGGaaaaagaaggccaagataCCTCCCAATGCCCGGTCCAACGAGAGCTCTGGGCAGTTGGATACCCTTTCAACAAAGCCTTTTCTCACAAACTTCCGTGGTTGCATGATGATTGTCACCTGTGTGGCTATCCTTGCTGTCGATTTCCGCCTATTTCCCAGACGCTTTGCCAAGGTTGAGACATGGGGCACATCCCTCATGGACCTTGGTGTTGGATCCTTTGTCTTCTCAGCTGGGCTTGTTGCAGCTCGTCCCGTATTGCGAGAGAAAGCGACTGGTCGTACTACAAGCAACACTTCGTCCCTTTCCTACCGCATCGTGCAGTCGTTGCGCCATTCCATTCCCTTGTTGGTCCTGGGGTTCATACGGTTCCTGAGTGTGAAGGGACTGGATTATGCAGAACATGTGACAGAATACGGCGTCCATTggaacttcttcttcacGCTGGGATTCCTGCCTCCTTTTGTGGCTATCTTTCAATCGATGCGCAAATTGATTCCTTCATTTGCAGCCCTGTCATTGTTGGTCGGTGTCACATATCAGGTCCTGCTTGAAACCACTAGTCTAAAGGCGTACGTCCTCACGGCGCCCAGGACCGATCTAATTAGCATGAACCGTGAAGGAATTTTCAGCTTCATCGGCTACTTGGCCATCTTCCTTGCCGGACAAGATACGGGCATGTTTGTCATTCCCCGTAACCTCGTCCCCAAGAGTACTGCTAGTCCTGGAACTCAACGGAACAAACTCCTGAAGATCATGGCCGTATGGGGCGGAGTCTGGACAGGTCTCTATGTGTTGTCCACAAACTATCATTATGGTTTCGGATTAGCAGTATCTCGTCGCATGGCAAACCTACCCTACGTCTTGTGGGTTATAGCCTTTAACACTATACAACTCCTTGGGTTTGCCATTATCGATACGATCTTCTTCCCTGCATTCTATAATGCACATGATGCGAAGACGGAGAAAGAATCGTATACACATGCCACCAGTCGGGTGATGCGAGCGTACAATCGCAACGGCCTGGCTGTCTTTTTGTTGGCAAACTTGTTGACCGGGTTAGTCAACATGACTGTCAACACACTTGACGCTACTCCCATCACTACGATGAGCATTCTTGTCGCATATACCGCGACACTGACTGGTGTTGCTGTGGCATTAGATGCTTATAACATCAGCATTAAGCTTTAA